The Streptomyces collinus DNA segment AGTCCCACGGGCCGGAGCCCTCCCGGGTGAACTCCGCGACCGTCGTCGCCGTCGCCCCGAGGACACCCCCGAAGTCGTCCTCCGTGAGGACGGTGTACCCCTCGCGGATACGCAGTCCGGGGTTGCTCACACTGACGAAGGTGCGCTCCGCCGGGCGCTGTTGGATGACGACACCGACCACCACGCGCGCGTACCGGACGTCCAGCCGGTCGAGTTCCAGCGTCATGACTTCGTCGTAGCCGAAGCCCTGGCCGTCCTTGCTGTCCCGGTTCAGGGTGATCGTGCCGTCGGGCGAGCGGCTGTCGAAGTGCACCACATATGCGGGGTCGCCGTGCGGAGCGTCCGCCAGGTAGGTCGCGGCGATCAGATCCAGGTCGGTGGACGGCTGCCCCGCCGGACTGGGATCCCACCGCACCGCGATCTCGACCTTGCGAAGCCCCTTGTTGAGCCCGTCCACCAGAGTCCCCTTCCCCGTACCGACCCGTCCGTCGGACCCAACTGCCGGGCCCTTATGACCGTTTGTCCATCCTGCCACGCGCGTGGGTGCGCGCGTGGGGGAGTGGTCCACCCGAGAGTGACCGACGCCACGCTCGGTGGCCTTACCATGGCGCGGTGCTGGTCAAGTGGATTCGCTGCACCGTGGTGGACCGCCGCGGTTTCGAGCGGGGGCAGCGGAAGTGGGCGGGGCTTCTGGGGGAGCCGGGATTTC contains these protein-coding regions:
- a CDS encoding TerD family protein yields the protein MDGLNKGLRKVEIAVRWDPSPAGQPSTDLDLIAATYLADAPHGDPAYVVHFDSRSPDGTITLNRDSKDGQGFGYDEVMTLELDRLDVRYARVVVGVVIQQRPAERTFVSVSNPGLRIREGYTVLTEDDFGGVLGATATTVAEFTREGSGPWDFRSGLRGFEGDPVDFADTMGAAQRP